The following are encoded in a window of Roseimaritima ulvae genomic DNA:
- a CDS encoding DUF1501 domain-containing protein, with product MFPVISRRQALQTVSAGFGYLAFSGISTRLAAQQAAGAADKPDTNPLAPRSPHFPARAKRVIFLCMQGGPSHVDTFDYKPQLNRDHGKRGRYGGSLLRSPWEFRQRGESGLWISDLFPQVAQHADDLCLIRSMQCDQPVHPGAMTQMHTGTAQFIRPSLGAWTLYGLGTENDSLPGFVSLSPPAGSSRNYGSAFLPAIYGGSKVGRGGRANRFAAGGTAESVPDIRNARLSKSQQRRQLDFVQSLNQEKLERDEFQPGVEGVIESYELAFRMQDAMPELMDTSNESRETLAMYGAEDGPTANFGKQCLLARRFIEAGVRFVEVTHGNWDQHFNLTQDHKARAEGCDQPIAGLLQDLKQRDLLKDTLVIWGGEFGRTPAAQNGDGRNHNNKGYTTWMAGGGVKGGFSYGATDEHGFEAVENKCHIHDWHATILHLLGLDHTQLTYRYAGRDFRLTDVHGNVMQDILA from the coding sequence ATGTTTCCTGTGATTTCCCGTCGTCAAGCGTTGCAGACGGTTTCGGCCGGTTTCGGGTACTTGGCGTTCAGCGGCATCAGCACGCGTTTGGCAGCCCAGCAAGCGGCCGGTGCGGCCGACAAGCCCGACACCAATCCCTTGGCTCCGCGTTCGCCACACTTTCCGGCCCGCGCCAAACGCGTCATCTTCTTGTGCATGCAGGGAGGTCCCTCGCACGTCGATACCTTTGACTACAAGCCGCAATTAAATCGCGACCACGGCAAACGCGGACGATACGGCGGCAGTCTGCTCCGCTCGCCGTGGGAGTTCCGGCAGCGTGGGGAAAGCGGATTGTGGATTTCCGATCTGTTCCCGCAGGTCGCCCAGCACGCCGATGACTTGTGTTTGATCCGTTCCATGCAGTGTGACCAACCGGTGCATCCCGGCGCGATGACGCAAATGCACACCGGCACCGCGCAGTTCATTCGGCCTTCGTTGGGAGCCTGGACGCTGTACGGCTTGGGGACCGAAAACGACAGCTTGCCCGGCTTCGTTTCGCTCAGTCCGCCGGCCGGCAGTTCACGCAACTACGGCAGCGCTTTTTTGCCGGCCATCTACGGCGGCTCGAAGGTCGGACGCGGAGGCCGCGCGAATCGCTTCGCTGCCGGCGGTACCGCGGAGTCGGTGCCGGATATCCGCAACGCTCGGCTGAGCAAATCGCAGCAACGTCGCCAATTGGATTTTGTCCAATCGCTGAACCAGGAGAAACTCGAACGCGATGAATTCCAGCCCGGCGTCGAAGGCGTTATCGAGTCCTATGAGTTGGCGTTCCGGATGCAGGACGCCATGCCCGAACTGATGGATACGTCGAATGAGAGTCGCGAAACGCTGGCCATGTACGGAGCCGAGGATGGGCCCACCGCCAATTTTGGCAAACAGTGCCTGCTCGCGCGACGGTTTATCGAAGCCGGCGTGCGATTTGTCGAAGTCACTCACGGCAACTGGGACCAGCATTTCAACTTGACGCAAGATCACAAGGCCCGCGCCGAAGGTTGCGACCAACCCATCGCCGGTTTGCTGCAGGATCTGAAGCAACGCGATCTGCTGAAAGATACGCTGGTGATCTGGGGCGGCGAGTTCGGACGCACGCCGGCGGCTCAGAACGGTGACGGCCGCAACCACAACAACAAAGGCTACACCACCTGGATGGCCGGTGGTGGCGTCAAAGGCGGCTTCAGCTACGGGGCCACCGATGAGCACGGTTTCGAAGCCGTCGAGAACAAGTGCCACATCCACGATTGGCACGCCACCATCTTGCACCTGTTGGGACTCGACCACACCCAGCTGACGTACCGCTACGCCGGCCGCGACTTCCGGCTGACCGACGTCCACGGCAACGTCATGCAAGACATCCTGGCCTAG
- a CDS encoding PSD1 and planctomycete cytochrome C domain-containing protein, producing the protein MQIAPVARGFVWIGLLAGVLACRVGIAAEPTAEELDFFETKIRPVLVKECYGCHSNKTGNARGGLRLDTKQLTHVGGSSGPAIVPGDLEQSLLYNAITHQDFVMPPKRKLSPEVIADFRKWIESGAADPRETVITEIKSTIAPEDIEQARHSFWAYQPPRMPSLPTVDNAAWPNTEVDHFVLARLQQAEMLPAADAAANHVLRRLCFDLVGLPPTPQQLEWFDEQWQRDPDDAVAMVVERLLQKPQFGERWGRHWLDVARYAESTGREVNMTYPHAWRYRDYVIDSFNADKPFNQFVQEQLAGDLLPAKDDAQWAEQLIGTAFLAMGAKNVNEQNRVQFANDLIDEQIDTTTRVFLGTSVACARCHDHKFDAIPQTDYYAMAGIFRNMTTYFGNPPSDMGGYTNVQARRASSLLQLPVQDPRPVGRRYTAQELADLKQEFADTEQELLEARRQRRSGGQTGGGQMNALRLQNRMADLSAQLAVVDDDGNPRSYCMGVQEQAPFQDARVLIRGEIDQPGQVVARGVPQVLCEQPLQIDPASSGRLELARWIGSEQNPLTARVMVNRIWQTMMGRGIVTSTENFGVTGASPSHPELLDYLAVRFMQSDWSVKEIVREIATSRIYRVASDFNPEYHQRDPDNALLWRANAKRLDAEAIRDSMLSISGELDLERPVASVVAEAGYVRVRDGVLGDPRQQIRKQVEEIRQQALVRARQRSGDTDGRGQFERGQFGRGQFGRGPFGRGQAGRGPAGRGQGGRGEAARMREVREATQREMQTQLRELARQAANALDMEDAKFRSVYLPIVRDEEPRCLEVFDFADANSPIGTRETSNTANQALYMMNNPFVIQQSQSLAERIAKRHRRFEDRIDEAFRLTFARLPTASESSAAARLMRDLQSTTDDAQALAVLCQSLFASAEFRFID; encoded by the coding sequence ATGCAGATTGCTCCAGTCGCTCGCGGTTTTGTCTGGATAGGGTTGTTGGCCGGCGTCCTGGCGTGCCGTGTGGGGATTGCCGCGGAGCCGACGGCCGAGGAGTTGGATTTTTTCGAAACCAAGATTCGCCCGGTGTTGGTAAAGGAGTGCTATGGCTGCCACTCCAACAAGACCGGCAATGCACGCGGCGGACTGCGGCTCGACACCAAACAACTGACGCATGTCGGCGGCAGCAGCGGGCCGGCGATTGTGCCCGGCGATCTGGAACAGAGCCTGTTATATAACGCCATCACGCATCAAGACTTTGTGATGCCGCCGAAGCGAAAACTGTCGCCGGAGGTGATTGCTGATTTTCGCAAATGGATCGAAAGCGGCGCGGCCGACCCGCGCGAGACGGTGATCACCGAAATCAAATCGACGATTGCACCGGAGGATATCGAACAAGCTCGGCATTCCTTCTGGGCCTATCAGCCGCCGCGGATGCCATCGCTGCCCACGGTCGACAATGCGGCTTGGCCCAACACGGAAGTCGACCACTTTGTGTTAGCCAGGCTGCAGCAAGCCGAGATGCTGCCGGCCGCCGACGCGGCGGCCAATCACGTGCTGCGGCGGCTGTGCTTCGATCTGGTGGGCTTGCCGCCTACGCCGCAACAATTGGAATGGTTCGACGAGCAGTGGCAACGTGATCCGGACGACGCGGTAGCCATGGTGGTGGAGCGGTTGCTGCAGAAGCCGCAGTTCGGCGAGCGGTGGGGTCGGCACTGGCTGGACGTCGCTCGTTATGCCGAATCGACCGGACGCGAAGTCAATATGACGTATCCGCATGCCTGGCGGTATCGCGACTATGTGATCGATTCCTTCAACGCCGACAAGCCCTTCAATCAATTTGTACAGGAACAATTGGCCGGCGATCTGTTGCCCGCCAAAGACGACGCGCAGTGGGCCGAGCAGTTGATCGGTACGGCCTTTTTGGCGATGGGCGCGAAGAACGTCAACGAGCAGAACCGGGTGCAATTTGCCAACGACTTGATCGACGAACAGATCGATACGACTACGCGTGTCTTTCTGGGAACCTCGGTCGCCTGCGCTCGCTGCCACGATCACAAGTTCGATGCCATCCCTCAAACCGATTACTACGCGATGGCTGGCATCTTTCGCAACATGACGACTTATTTCGGCAACCCGCCCTCGGACATGGGCGGCTACACGAACGTGCAAGCCCGGCGAGCCAGCAGTTTGCTGCAGTTGCCGGTGCAAGATCCACGCCCCGTCGGACGACGCTACACGGCCCAGGAATTGGCCGATTTGAAACAAGAGTTTGCCGATACCGAGCAGGAATTGCTGGAGGCTCGGCGCCAACGTCGCTCCGGCGGACAGACCGGCGGCGGACAGATGAACGCCCTGCGACTGCAAAACCGAATGGCCGATCTGTCGGCTCAGTTGGCCGTGGTGGATGATGACGGAAATCCGCGCAGCTACTGTATGGGAGTCCAAGAACAGGCTCCCTTCCAAGACGCTCGCGTGCTGATCCGTGGTGAAATCGACCAACCCGGACAGGTTGTTGCTCGCGGTGTGCCGCAGGTGCTGTGCGAACAGCCACTGCAGATCGATCCCGCCTCCAGTGGGCGATTGGAATTGGCTCGCTGGATCGGCAGCGAACAGAATCCCTTGACCGCTCGGGTGATGGTTAACCGCATCTGGCAGACCATGATGGGGCGGGGCATCGTGACCAGCACTGAGAATTTTGGGGTTACCGGCGCCAGTCCCAGCCATCCGGAATTGCTGGACTATCTGGCTGTGCGGTTCATGCAATCCGATTGGTCGGTGAAAGAAATCGTCCGCGAGATCGCCACCTCACGGATCTATCGAGTCGCTTCCGACTTTAACCCTGAGTATCACCAACGCGATCCCGACAATGCCCTGTTGTGGCGTGCCAACGCCAAACGTTTGGACGCCGAAGCGATCCGCGACAGCATGCTGAGTATTAGCGGCGAGCTGGACTTGGAGCGTCCCGTCGCATCGGTGGTGGCCGAAGCGGGATATGTTCGCGTCCGCGATGGCGTGCTGGGCGATCCCCGGCAACAGATCCGCAAGCAAGTGGAAGAAATCCGTCAGCAGGCCTTGGTGCGAGCTCGGCAGCGGTCGGGCGACACCGACGGTCGCGGCCAGTTTGAGAGGGGCCAGTTCGGCCGTGGTCAGTTTGGACGGGGACCGTTCGGACGCGGGCAAGCCGGGCGTGGACCAGCGGGACGAGGGCAGGGCGGCCGTGGAGAGGCGGCACGCATGCGGGAGGTTCGCGAGGCGACGCAACGCGAGATGCAGACCCAGTTACGGGAGTTGGCTCGGCAAGCCGCCAACGCGTTGGATATGGAAGACGCCAAGTTCCGCAGCGTGTACTTGCCGATCGTACGGGACGAGGAACCACGTTGTCTGGAGGTGTTTGACTTTGCCGACGCCAACAGCCCGATCGGAACACGCGAAACCTCCAACACGGCCAATCAAGCCTTATACATGATGAACAATCCCTTTGTGATCCAGCAGAGTCAGTCGCTGGCGGAGCGGATTGCCAAGCGGCACCGCCGGTTCGAAGACCGCATTGACGAGGCGTTTCGGTTGACCTTCGCCCGTTTGCCCACGGCCAGCGAAAGCTCCGCGGCCGCTCGCTTGATGCGAGATCTACAGTCAACCACCGATGACGCTCAGGCGTTGGCAGTGTTGTGTCAGAGTTTGTTTGCTTCGGCCGAATTCCGTTTTATCGATTAA
- a CDS encoding porin encodes MKLSKLALVAALACAMHGGSVFGQEWTNSNISLASCCEPSCDDGCDSGCDSGCDSHGGFGLGLGDCSLGDCLSCGDCCIGDPYEVFGDCYGWHVGGWGQLGYHSSDAGNRFNDDADGIRLQQAWLYAEKAVDGSCGFDIGGRADFMYGIDGPDTQAFGPNDDSWDQDWDNGGSYGWAMPQLYVEAAYGDLSVKAGHFYTIIGYEVVGAPDNFFYSHAYTMYNNEPFTHTGFLASYAASEDLTVFAGYTFGWDSGFEDNGDNFLGGFSLGLTEDISFTYATTVGRFGTNYNGMGVVEDGYMHSMVLDVALSENLQWVSQFDLIDTERASDGASIREGAAFVNYLIYGINDCTSVGVRHEYFHRNASLADAADVDVNDLTFGVNHRLNANVIVRPELRWDWDENGAFGANENNRAAQTTFGVDAIVTF; translated from the coding sequence ATGAAACTTAGTAAATTGGCGTTGGTCGCCGCGCTGGCATGTGCAATGCATGGTGGAAGCGTCTTCGGCCAAGAATGGACAAATTCCAACATCTCCCTGGCTTCCTGTTGCGAACCCAGCTGCGACGATGGCTGTGACAGCGGTTGCGACAGCGGCTGCGACAGCCACGGTGGCTTTGGTCTGGGACTGGGCGATTGCTCGCTGGGTGACTGCTTGAGCTGTGGCGATTGCTGCATCGGCGATCCCTACGAAGTCTTCGGCGACTGCTACGGCTGGCACGTCGGTGGCTGGGGACAACTGGGGTATCACTCCAGCGACGCTGGCAACCGCTTCAACGACGATGCCGATGGCATCCGTCTGCAGCAGGCTTGGCTGTACGCCGAGAAAGCCGTCGACGGTAGCTGTGGCTTCGACATCGGCGGTCGCGCCGACTTCATGTACGGCATCGATGGACCCGACACCCAAGCCTTTGGCCCCAACGACGATAGCTGGGACCAGGACTGGGACAACGGCGGATCGTACGGCTGGGCGATGCCTCAGTTGTACGTCGAAGCCGCTTATGGTGACCTGTCGGTTAAGGCCGGACATTTCTACACCATCATCGGTTACGAAGTCGTTGGCGCTCCGGACAACTTCTTCTACAGCCACGCCTACACGATGTACAACAACGAGCCGTTTACCCACACCGGGTTCTTGGCCAGTTACGCCGCCAGCGAAGACCTGACGGTGTTCGCCGGCTACACCTTTGGTTGGGACAGCGGCTTCGAAGACAACGGCGATAACTTCCTGGGCGGTTTCTCGCTCGGATTGACCGAAGACATCTCCTTCACCTATGCCACCACCGTCGGTCGCTTCGGCACCAACTACAACGGCATGGGCGTTGTCGAAGACGGCTACATGCACTCCATGGTGCTGGACGTGGCTTTGAGCGAGAACCTGCAGTGGGTTTCGCAGTTCGACCTGATCGATACCGAGCGAGCCAGCGACGGAGCGAGCATTCGCGAAGGCGCCGCGTTCGTCAACTACTTGATCTACGGCATCAACGACTGCACTTCGGTGGGGGTCCGCCACGAGTACTTCCATCGCAACGCCAGCCTGGCCGACGCGGCGGACGTGGACGTCAACGACCTGACGTTTGGAGTCAACCATCGGTTGAACGCCAACGTGATCGTGCGTCCCGAGCTTCGCTGGGACTGGGACGAAAACGGAGCGTTTGGTGCGAACGAGAACAATCGTGCGGCCCAGACGACCTTTGGTGTCGACGCCATCGTGACCTTCTAA